The Spirosoma radiotolerans genome has a window encoding:
- a CDS encoding T9SS type A sorting domain-containing protein produces the protein MTRKVLLLFSIVLGGLSTSYAQDPSAGGFVITPNPLVTGANGTISANFGNGSATAIPQSANTTYTLNLPPNVGVSSLSITPTAPVSTTTNFTTSIGTYSPVNGTIVTLISNLGPVPGNADYVVTLNVIGVQPGPNAPVSLNAVGTNLGLTNNSANDNASSTITVTGPLPVALVSFTAKAQEDRTVALAWTTSLETNNKGFLIERSKDLKIFERVGEVNELGATSNSLKNYQMIDQTPYSGTSYYRLTQTDLSGKVTPLRVESVVLRAEAYGVYPNPVVSDGQFTLRLDEPETATVGFFGADGRAMPFQKTGIQSGNLLLKATGKLSAGVYVLTVEERGQTRQHRIVVQ, from the coding sequence ATGACCAGAAAAGTTTTACTATTATTTTCGATAGTCCTGGGTGGTTTGTCTACCAGTTATGCCCAGGATCCCTCGGCCGGCGGATTTGTAATAACGCCCAACCCTTTAGTTACTGGAGCGAATGGTACGATTAGTGCAAACTTTGGGAATGGAAGCGCAACGGCTATTCCGCAGAGCGCTAACACTACGTATACCTTGAATTTACCGCCAAACGTAGGCGTAAGCAGTCTAAGTATTACACCCACAGCACCTGTTTCAACTACGACTAACTTCACCACATCAATTGGTACGTACAGCCCGGTCAACGGAACAATTGTTACACTTATCAGCAACTTAGGCCCTGTGCCAGGAAATGCCGATTATGTAGTAACACTGAATGTTATTGGTGTACAACCAGGCCCTAACGCACCTGTAAGTCTGAATGCTGTTGGTACGAATTTAGGATTAACTAATAATAGTGCCAATGATAACGCTAGTTCAACCATTACAGTTACGGGTCCTCTGCCCGTAGCGCTGGTTTCCTTCACCGCGAAAGCACAGGAAGATCGGACGGTAGCCCTGGCATGGACAACGTCGCTGGAAACCAACAACAAAGGCTTCCTGATTGAGCGTAGTAAAGATCTCAAAATTTTTGAGCGCGTCGGTGAAGTAAATGAATTGGGAGCTACGAGCAATTCGTTGAAGAATTACCAGATGATCGATCAGACGCCCTACTCTGGCACCAGTTATTACCGGTTAACCCAAACGGATTTGAGTGGTAAAGTAACGCCCTTACGAGTAGAATCGGTTGTTCTGCGGGCAGAAGCGTATGGGGTGTATCCCAACCCAGTGGTGAGTGATGGTCAATTTACGCTTCGGTTAGATGAGCCCGAAACAGCAACGGTTGGTTTCTTCGGGGCTGACGGCCGGGCAATGCCGTTCCAGAAGACGGGCATTCAGTCGGGCAACCTGTTATTGAAAGCAACGGGTAAGTTATCAGCGGGCGTTTATGTACTTACCGTGGAAGAGCGGGGGCAGACACGCCAGCATCGTATCGTTGTTCAATAA
- a CDS encoding Ig-like domain-containing protein, giving the protein MFVSPDALAQSGTATCNTVVALTNPSFTNLTVTSSQGIGGDEFNNKANLIDNDPTFTTAATYTSILTSSAWVQVKDNNATGANVYATGSFAGFIINTTSLAATITITTYLGNSNTAVDTKIFNNLADVGILGSKTRIGLIATGAFDRVRIEYGGVVGTVSVYAPVIERFCDTAPALACNTLTTLTSPTVPVYVNPDNTGFGGVLNLGSITNVDNAVSANPTDYASINLTAGVGTTATFSIKNSITEYPGGSFAGIDVASPALLDLGVLNGISIRTYNNGVLAQTIPAASLLSANTSITSGLGRRVIGFITAADKPFDEIRLTVTKLVAAGVEETRVYGFVVEKFCAGPSVACADNTIPQNTLTPLVAPTSPVYVDGNNTGFPGAACVACAINNSANVIDTDLTNFATVVLTAGVSTSATFAVANAVDTYPVNSFAGFDIQTNSVVSAAVVGSATISLYNNGALVQTGTGNAIIVGATTALLNGVTRQIVGIVATVPYDEVKITIPSLVGVNLGTINIYSAIFEKTCAAAIVCNTAYNLSNPTFPVVIDAARTGVTGVVSAATTIRDPWNVVSASTTDFATITNLATVATNASIAVLDPISTYPVGTFAGFSVRKVSGLVLADLFGALTVSTYNDGVLQESRTGNGSLLDLSITLFGSTSTAANVGFITTRPFDEIQLTVAPLVGVGVLGGNLDVFGAFVDTRTSTGGGLVCALNTNPDFAVTNKNVPATGSVKTNDLVPAGTTYGPAPTATTQPNGSSPSLTVNSDGTYTFVSATPGVYVYSVPVCGSGLSGTACATQTLTITVLDPTINTNKPVANPDIVTTTGAASNPSAVTINVKANDGPGNAGGTLGVPTITTPPTNGSATVDGSGNVVYTPNANFYGTDVLTYQVCETPGSNLCATATVTITVKAPGSTNTTVAADDYISTYQGLAASGNVKTNDSDPEGNTQTVTAQTTTIAGKGTLVVTSAGSYTFTPVAGATGPVDFSYTTTDSGSPAASANGTLHVLINPFNPNPDFVVTNKGVPATGSVKTNDVIPVGATYGPAPAPASAPGGSAPTLTVNTDGTFTFSSATPGVYVYNVPVCAPTPPTYCTTQTLTITVLDPAVTTNPPVANPDFATVTGSPTTPAATTINVKVNDGPGNSGGTLGTPTIATGPAHGTASIDGTGNVVYTPTAGYYGTDVLTYQVCETPSNCATATVSITVKAPGTPANVSINDDYVSTAGVTPATGNVLTNDLGNTLTVSNPGTTSTSSGTLVLTATGSYTFTPAPGVTGPVDFTYTACDNSTPSVCGSATLHVLVGQSTPDLSPIIRLPLGNFTASGENATRDFVVEVTEYAGQATSSGNVKITITAPLGYNLTYNNALTSINVSGGTTNPVAVDNTKWTAASTSERQLTVTINAGQFISANGKATLGFTISRAAASKGTANLTVNVNDDASKTYDSNPLNNIYVRNVNAL; this is encoded by the coding sequence TTGTTTGTATCGCCAGATGCACTGGCACAATCAGGCACTGCAACCTGTAATACGGTTGTTGCCCTCACGAATCCATCGTTCACTAATCTTACGGTTACGTCCAGTCAGGGTATTGGAGGAGATGAGTTCAATAACAAGGCAAACCTAATCGACAACGACCCTACTTTTACAACGGCTGCCACTTACACGTCCATCTTGACTTCTTCGGCTTGGGTACAGGTAAAAGACAATAACGCTACCGGGGCCAATGTGTATGCTACAGGTAGCTTTGCCGGTTTCATTATTAATACCACCAGTCTGGCGGCAACCATAACGATCACTACGTATCTTGGGAACAGCAATACAGCTGTAGATACAAAGATCTTTAATAACCTGGCAGATGTTGGGATTTTAGGTAGTAAAACAAGGATTGGTTTGATTGCAACCGGTGCTTTTGACCGGGTTCGTATTGAGTATGGCGGTGTCGTTGGAACAGTAAGCGTTTATGCGCCTGTGATTGAACGGTTCTGCGATACGGCACCGGCATTGGCCTGTAACACATTGACTACGCTGACCAGCCCTACGGTTCCTGTTTATGTAAACCCGGACAATACTGGTTTTGGTGGTGTCCTGAATCTGGGCAGCATTACCAACGTTGACAATGCGGTGAGCGCTAATCCGACAGACTATGCATCCATAAATTTAACGGCGGGCGTAGGAACAACGGCAACGTTTTCGATCAAAAATTCGATCACTGAATACCCTGGCGGCTCATTTGCCGGTATCGATGTTGCAAGCCCAGCCCTGTTAGACCTCGGTGTACTTAACGGCATCTCTATCAGGACGTATAACAACGGCGTACTAGCCCAAACCATACCTGCGGCCAGTTTGCTATCTGCCAATACTTCGATCACATCAGGATTAGGCCGCCGGGTTATTGGCTTCATAACGGCAGCCGACAAGCCATTCGACGAGATAAGGCTGACTGTGACTAAATTAGTGGCGGCCGGTGTAGAAGAGACAAGGGTATATGGCTTTGTAGTTGAAAAGTTTTGCGCTGGTCCAAGTGTTGCCTGCGCTGACAATACGATTCCACAGAACACCTTGACGCCCCTGGTCGCTCCCACATCGCCTGTTTACGTCGATGGAAACAACACCGGATTTCCGGGAGCCGCTTGTGTTGCCTGCGCCATCAATAATTCCGCAAACGTCATTGACACGGATTTAACAAACTTTGCCACGGTCGTATTGACGGCCGGTGTGTCAACCAGTGCCACCTTTGCCGTAGCGAATGCGGTGGACACCTATCCTGTTAACAGTTTTGCGGGCTTTGATATTCAAACGAATTCGGTGGTATCCGCAGCGGTTGTCGGCTCGGCAACGATCTCGCTCTATAACAATGGTGCCTTGGTACAGACGGGTACCGGCAATGCTATCATTGTTGGCGCGACAACGGCTTTATTGAATGGTGTAACCCGTCAGATTGTCGGCATTGTGGCCACGGTGCCTTACGATGAAGTGAAGATCACGATTCCCAGTCTAGTGGGCGTCAATCTGGGCACAATCAACATCTACAGCGCCATATTTGAGAAGACTTGCGCAGCAGCTATCGTTTGTAACACCGCCTATAACCTGAGCAACCCAACGTTCCCGGTTGTTATCGATGCTGCCCGCACGGGCGTTACAGGGGTAGTGTCAGCGGCAACAACTATTCGCGACCCGTGGAATGTCGTTTCAGCCTCTACGACCGACTTCGCCACCATTACCAATCTGGCAACTGTCGCAACAAATGCATCCATTGCTGTGCTCGACCCGATCAGCACCTATCCGGTAGGTACGTTCGCTGGTTTTTCGGTCCGGAAAGTATCCGGCCTTGTCCTCGCTGATTTGTTTGGTGCATTAACGGTTTCGACGTACAATGATGGTGTGTTACAGGAAAGCAGAACCGGTAATGGTAGTCTGCTCGACTTGTCAATAACTCTATTTGGCTCAACGAGTACTGCTGCCAACGTTGGTTTTATTACAACCAGACCATTCGATGAAATTCAGTTGACCGTAGCGCCACTAGTTGGTGTGGGTGTACTGGGTGGCAATCTTGACGTATTCGGTGCCTTCGTCGATACGCGTACCTCAACAGGTGGCGGCCTGGTCTGTGCGTTGAACACCAATCCAGATTTCGCCGTAACCAATAAAAACGTTCCGGCTACGGGCAGCGTAAAAACGAACGATCTTGTACCAGCCGGAACTACTTATGGTCCAGCGCCTACGGCAACAACTCAGCCAAATGGTTCCTCGCCAAGCCTGACGGTTAACTCCGACGGCACCTACACATTTGTTAGTGCAACGCCAGGCGTATATGTCTACTCCGTGCCCGTTTGTGGCTCAGGCTTATCTGGGACGGCCTGCGCGACGCAGACACTGACGATCACAGTACTCGATCCAACGATAAATACCAATAAGCCAGTTGCCAACCCGGATATCGTCACGACGACAGGGGCGGCCAGCAATCCATCGGCGGTAACAATCAATGTTAAAGCGAACGATGGACCCGGCAACGCTGGTGGTACATTAGGCGTCCCAACCATTACAACGCCCCCAACCAACGGATCGGCCACGGTCGATGGAAGTGGCAACGTGGTGTACACGCCCAATGCTAATTTTTACGGAACGGATGTACTGACCTATCAGGTTTGCGAAACACCAGGCTCCAACTTATGCGCTACAGCCACCGTGACCATTACGGTGAAGGCACCAGGCAGCACGAACACAACCGTAGCCGCTGACGATTACATCAGTACGTATCAGGGGTTGGCAGCTAGCGGGAACGTAAAAACCAATGATAGCGATCCTGAAGGCAATACACAGACGGTTACGGCTCAGACCACGACCATTGCCGGAAAAGGTACACTGGTCGTTACATCGGCAGGCAGCTACACCTTTACACCCGTGGCTGGCGCTACCGGCCCGGTCGATTTCAGCTACACAACGACCGATAGTGGCTCTCCGGCAGCGAGTGCCAACGGAACACTGCATGTCTTGATCAACCCGTTCAATCCTAACCCGGATTTTGTGGTTACCAACAAGGGTGTGCCTGCAACAGGCAGTGTCAAAACGAACGATGTGATTCCGGTGGGCGCCACCTATGGACCAGCCCCAGCCCCAGCAAGTGCTCCGGGCGGTTCAGCACCAACATTGACGGTAAACACCGATGGTACGTTTACCTTCAGCAGTGCGACGCCGGGTGTCTATGTGTATAACGTCCCTGTCTGTGCACCGACCCCTCCTACCTATTGCACCACGCAGACGCTGACGATTACGGTACTTGATCCGGCCGTAACGACGAACCCACCCGTGGCCAACCCAGATTTTGCTACCGTCACCGGCAGCCCAACCACACCAGCGGCTACGACCATTAACGTAAAAGTTAACGATGGACCCGGTAATTCTGGCGGCACCTTAGGAACACCCACCATTGCGACAGGACCAGCGCATGGCACGGCCAGCATCGACGGAACTGGTAACGTCGTTTATACGCCAACGGCGGGTTATTACGGAACGGACGTCTTGACTTATCAGGTGTGTGAGACCCCTTCGAACTGTGCAACGGCAACTGTCAGCATCACGGTAAAAGCACCGGGCACTCCAGCTAACGTTAGCATCAATGATGATTATGTGTCGACTGCGGGAGTTACTCCAGCGACGGGTAATGTCCTGACAAACGACTTAGGCAATACCCTGACAGTTTCGAATCCAGGCACGACGTCGACTTCTTCAGGAACGCTGGTGCTAACAGCCACAGGGAGCTACACCTTCACGCCAGCACCGGGTGTAACCGGCCCCGTCGACTTTACCTACACTGCCTGCGATAACAGCACACCGTCGGTGTGTGGCAGTGCAACGCTGCATGTGCTGGTTGGTCAGTCTACGCCGGATCTTTCGCCAATCATTCGCCTTCCATTAGGCAACTTTACGGCCTCCGGGGAGAACGCTACTCGTGATTTCGTCGTAGAGGTTACAGAGTATGCTGGCCAAGCTACATCAAGTGGCAATGTAAAGATCACCATAACGGCCCCCCTTGGATATAACCTCACTTATAATAATGCGCTAACCAGCATCAATGTGTCAGGTGGTACCACCAATCCAGTTGCGGTTGACAATACAAAGTGGACAGCGGCATCAACTAGTGAAAGGCAATTAACGGTGACTATAAATGCCGGTCAGTTTATTTCAGCCAATGGCAAAGCTACTCTTGGATTTACAATCTCACGGGCGGCTGCCAGTAAAGGAACGGCAAATCTCACCGTAAATGTTAACGATGATGCCAGTAAAACATATGATAGCAATCCATTAAATAACATTTATGTGAGAAATGTAAATGCTTTGTAG